Proteins encoded by one window of Anopheles maculipalpis chromosome 2RL, idAnoMacuDA_375_x, whole genome shotgun sequence:
- the LOC126557837 gene encoding lipid storage droplets surface-binding protein 1 isoform X2 has translation MVVIRSTVFLLSVKFIVSVQRQLKRQHSGLPQMESLSRFSSIPVVETGIKTAGNVYERVKTSNGLLTWGFETAESLTYALIDSLRPATKMIQGPLHQLDSIMCKSLDLVEQKMFWNTKEYMSDRLMKPVLSRANSMKNLGHAVLESRVSNYAAGRIDGALVVCDKYVERYLPTEPQDQPDSGIAYAGTYRAARLSSDSGDLRDPKRHDRTARHQSLHADCSPKRIARRALANSSIGIACSAGMQAVDSNQMHVVQTFHRGQQLSRKLKRRLTFRTRQELSALKKQSTEAVHVVAYAAELIATNPREAMQKAVELWRYLSKDEPENQARPDTLEQLAVLLTRESARKMVHLINFVTGAVTRVPKAIRAQTREIVHHFLFATEQLMKTVHLEKAKAATLSEASGLVHRIQHTYDDLQNQTNLALHGQLSLANIDRHDFIHWLLLKVERLAVFLSGRLEAEKITTSGNPRRRIQPRTNSNPMNSNINGVY, from the exons atggtggtgataCGCAGTACGGTTTTCTTACTGTCGgtcaaatttatcgtttcAGTACAACGTCAGCTAAAGCGACAACATTCCGGTCTGCCACAGATGGAATCATTGTCGCGTTTCAGCAGCATACCAGTGGTAGAGACCGGCATCAAAACTGCCGGTAATGTGTACGAACGGGTCAAAACGAGCAACGGCCTGTTGACCTGGGGCTTCGAAACAGCCGAATCGCTTACGTATGCGCTGATCGATTCGTTACGCCCGGCGACGAAGATGATACAGGGGCCACTGCACCAGCTGGACAGCATCATGTGCAAGAGCCTGGATCTGGTGGAGCAGAAG ATGTTTTGGAACACGAAAGAATACATGTCGGATCGTCTGATGAAACCGGTCCTGTCGCGAGCGAATTCGATGAAAAATTTGGGCCACGCTGTGTTGGAATCCCGCGTGTCCAACTATGCCGCCGGCCGGATCGATGGAGCGCTAGTCGTTTGTGACAAATATGTTGAGCGATACCTTCCGACAGAACCGCAGGATCAGCCGGATT CTGGTATCGCTTATGCAGGCACGTACCGAGCAGCACGACTATCATCCGATTCTGGTGACCTGCGTGACCCCAAACGGCATGATAGGACTGCACGCCACCAATCGTTGCATGCTGATTGTTCGCCCAAACGTATTGCTCGAAGGGCCCTGGCCAACAGCAGCATTGGTATCG CATGCAGTGCCGGAATGCAAGCAGTCGATTCGAACCAGATGCACGTGGTGCAAACGTTCCACCGCGGTCAGCAGCTATCGCGCAAGCTTAAGCGCCGGCTCACGTTCCGCACCCGTCAGGAGCTGAGCGCACTCAAGAAGCAAAGTACCGAGGCGGTGCACGTGGTTGCTTATGCGGCCGAACTGATTGCAACCAACCCCCGGGAAGCGATGCAAAAAGCGGTTGAACTCTGGCGTTACCTTAGCAAAGATGAGCCCGAAAATCAAGCCCGTCCCGACACTCTCGAACAGCTGGCCGTGCTGCTAACCCGCGAATCTGCCCGCAAGATGGTACACTTGATCAATTTCGTTACCGGTGCGGTTACACGCGTCCCAAAGGCCATCCGTGCGCAGACTCGTGAAATTGTACACCACTTTCTGTTCGCGACGGAGCAACTCATGAAGACCGTCCATCTGGAGAAGGCTAAGGCTGCAACGCTGTCGGAAGCGAGTGGATTGGTACACAGAATTCAACATACTTACGATGATCTGCAGAATCAAACGAACCTGGCATTG CATGGTCAGTTATCGCTGGCAAACATAGATCGGCACGATTTTATCCATTGGCTTTTGTTGAAAGTG GAACGTTTGGCAGTCTTTCTTTCGGGTCGTCTCGAAGCGGAAAAAATCACCACCAGCGGAAACCCACGCCGCCGTATTCAACCGCGAACGAACAGCAATCCCATGAACTCGAATATTAACGGCGTGTACTAA
- the LOC126557837 gene encoding lipid storage droplets surface-binding protein 1 isoform X3, giving the protein MVQRQLKRQHSGLPQMESLSRFSSIPVVETGIKTAGNVYERVKTSNGLLTWGFETAESLTYALIDSLRPATKMIQGPLHQLDSIMCKSLDLVEQKVPSMYLPPEMMFWNTKEYMSDRLMKPVLSRANSMKNLGHAVLESRVSNYAAGRIDGALVVCDKYVERYLPTEPQDQPDSGIAYAGTYRAARLSSDSGDLRDPKRHDRTARHQSLHADCSPKRIARRALANSSIGIACSAGMQAVDSNQMHVVQTFHRGQQLSRKLKRRLTFRTRQELSALKKQSTEAVHVVAYAAELIATNPREAMQKAVELWRYLSKDEPENQARPDTLEQLAVLLTRESARKMVHLINFVTGAVTRVPKAIRAQTREIVHHFLFATEQLMKTVHLEKAKAATLSEASGLVHRIQHTYDDLQNQTNLALHGQLSLANIDRHDFIHWLLLKVERLAVFLSGRLEAEKITTSGNPRRRIQPRTNSNPMNSNINGVY; this is encoded by the exons ATGG TACAACGTCAGCTAAAGCGACAACATTCCGGTCTGCCACAGATGGAATCATTGTCGCGTTTCAGCAGCATACCAGTGGTAGAGACCGGCATCAAAACTGCCGGTAATGTGTACGAACGGGTCAAAACGAGCAACGGCCTGTTGACCTGGGGCTTCGAAACAGCCGAATCGCTTACGTATGCGCTGATCGATTCGTTACGCCCGGCGACGAAGATGATACAGGGGCCACTGCACCAGCTGGACAGCATCATGTGCAAGAGCCTGGATCTGGTGGAGCAGAAGGTACCTTCGATGTATCTTCCGCCGGAGATG ATGTTTTGGAACACGAAAGAATACATGTCGGATCGTCTGATGAAACCGGTCCTGTCGCGAGCGAATTCGATGAAAAATTTGGGCCACGCTGTGTTGGAATCCCGCGTGTCCAACTATGCCGCCGGCCGGATCGATGGAGCGCTAGTCGTTTGTGACAAATATGTTGAGCGATACCTTCCGACAGAACCGCAGGATCAGCCGGATT CTGGTATCGCTTATGCAGGCACGTACCGAGCAGCACGACTATCATCCGATTCTGGTGACCTGCGTGACCCCAAACGGCATGATAGGACTGCACGCCACCAATCGTTGCATGCTGATTGTTCGCCCAAACGTATTGCTCGAAGGGCCCTGGCCAACAGCAGCATTGGTATCG CATGCAGTGCCGGAATGCAAGCAGTCGATTCGAACCAGATGCACGTGGTGCAAACGTTCCACCGCGGTCAGCAGCTATCGCGCAAGCTTAAGCGCCGGCTCACGTTCCGCACCCGTCAGGAGCTGAGCGCACTCAAGAAGCAAAGTACCGAGGCGGTGCACGTGGTTGCTTATGCGGCCGAACTGATTGCAACCAACCCCCGGGAAGCGATGCAAAAAGCGGTTGAACTCTGGCGTTACCTTAGCAAAGATGAGCCCGAAAATCAAGCCCGTCCCGACACTCTCGAACAGCTGGCCGTGCTGCTAACCCGCGAATCTGCCCGCAAGATGGTACACTTGATCAATTTCGTTACCGGTGCGGTTACACGCGTCCCAAAGGCCATCCGTGCGCAGACTCGTGAAATTGTACACCACTTTCTGTTCGCGACGGAGCAACTCATGAAGACCGTCCATCTGGAGAAGGCTAAGGCTGCAACGCTGTCGGAAGCGAGTGGATTGGTACACAGAATTCAACATACTTACGATGATCTGCAGAATCAAACGAACCTGGCATTG CATGGTCAGTTATCGCTGGCAAACATAGATCGGCACGATTTTATCCATTGGCTTTTGTTGAAAGTG GAACGTTTGGCAGTCTTTCTTTCGGGTCGTCTCGAAGCGGAAAAAATCACCACCAGCGGAAACCCACGCCGCCGTATTCAACCGCGAACGAACAGCAATCCCATGAACTCGAATATTAACGGCGTGTACTAA
- the LOC126557837 gene encoding lipid storage droplets surface-binding protein 1 isoform X1, producing MVVIRSTVFLLSVKFIVSVQRQLKRQHSGLPQMESLSRFSSIPVVETGIKTAGNVYERVKTSNGLLTWGFETAESLTYALIDSLRPATKMIQGPLHQLDSIMCKSLDLVEQKVPSMYLPPEMMFWNTKEYMSDRLMKPVLSRANSMKNLGHAVLESRVSNYAAGRIDGALVVCDKYVERYLPTEPQDQPDSGIAYAGTYRAARLSSDSGDLRDPKRHDRTARHQSLHADCSPKRIARRALANSSIGIACSAGMQAVDSNQMHVVQTFHRGQQLSRKLKRRLTFRTRQELSALKKQSTEAVHVVAYAAELIATNPREAMQKAVELWRYLSKDEPENQARPDTLEQLAVLLTRESARKMVHLINFVTGAVTRVPKAIRAQTREIVHHFLFATEQLMKTVHLEKAKAATLSEASGLVHRIQHTYDDLQNQTNLALHGQLSLANIDRHDFIHWLLLKVERLAVFLSGRLEAEKITTSGNPRRRIQPRTNSNPMNSNINGVY from the exons atggtggtgataCGCAGTACGGTTTTCTTACTGTCGgtcaaatttatcgtttcAGTACAACGTCAGCTAAAGCGACAACATTCCGGTCTGCCACAGATGGAATCATTGTCGCGTTTCAGCAGCATACCAGTGGTAGAGACCGGCATCAAAACTGCCGGTAATGTGTACGAACGGGTCAAAACGAGCAACGGCCTGTTGACCTGGGGCTTCGAAACAGCCGAATCGCTTACGTATGCGCTGATCGATTCGTTACGCCCGGCGACGAAGATGATACAGGGGCCACTGCACCAGCTGGACAGCATCATGTGCAAGAGCCTGGATCTGGTGGAGCAGAAGGTACCTTCGATGTATCTTCCGCCGGAGATG ATGTTTTGGAACACGAAAGAATACATGTCGGATCGTCTGATGAAACCGGTCCTGTCGCGAGCGAATTCGATGAAAAATTTGGGCCACGCTGTGTTGGAATCCCGCGTGTCCAACTATGCCGCCGGCCGGATCGATGGAGCGCTAGTCGTTTGTGACAAATATGTTGAGCGATACCTTCCGACAGAACCGCAGGATCAGCCGGATT CTGGTATCGCTTATGCAGGCACGTACCGAGCAGCACGACTATCATCCGATTCTGGTGACCTGCGTGACCCCAAACGGCATGATAGGACTGCACGCCACCAATCGTTGCATGCTGATTGTTCGCCCAAACGTATTGCTCGAAGGGCCCTGGCCAACAGCAGCATTGGTATCG CATGCAGTGCCGGAATGCAAGCAGTCGATTCGAACCAGATGCACGTGGTGCAAACGTTCCACCGCGGTCAGCAGCTATCGCGCAAGCTTAAGCGCCGGCTCACGTTCCGCACCCGTCAGGAGCTGAGCGCACTCAAGAAGCAAAGTACCGAGGCGGTGCACGTGGTTGCTTATGCGGCCGAACTGATTGCAACCAACCCCCGGGAAGCGATGCAAAAAGCGGTTGAACTCTGGCGTTACCTTAGCAAAGATGAGCCCGAAAATCAAGCCCGTCCCGACACTCTCGAACAGCTGGCCGTGCTGCTAACCCGCGAATCTGCCCGCAAGATGGTACACTTGATCAATTTCGTTACCGGTGCGGTTACACGCGTCCCAAAGGCCATCCGTGCGCAGACTCGTGAAATTGTACACCACTTTCTGTTCGCGACGGAGCAACTCATGAAGACCGTCCATCTGGAGAAGGCTAAGGCTGCAACGCTGTCGGAAGCGAGTGGATTGGTACACAGAATTCAACATACTTACGATGATCTGCAGAATCAAACGAACCTGGCATTG CATGGTCAGTTATCGCTGGCAAACATAGATCGGCACGATTTTATCCATTGGCTTTTGTTGAAAGTG GAACGTTTGGCAGTCTTTCTTTCGGGTCGTCTCGAAGCGGAAAAAATCACCACCAGCGGAAACCCACGCCGCCGTATTCAACCGCGAACGAACAGCAATCCCATGAACTCGAATATTAACGGCGTGTACTAA
- the LOC126557837 gene encoding lipid storage droplets surface-binding protein 1 isoform X4, whose translation MVVIRSTVFLLSVKFIVSVQRQLKRQHSGLPQMESLSRFSSIPVVETGIKTAGNVYERVKTSNGLLTWGFETAESLTYALIDSLRPATKMIQGPLHQLDSIMCKSLDLVEQKVPSMYLPPEMMFWNTKEYMSDRLMKPVLSRANSMKNLGHAVLESRVSNYAAGRIDGALVVCDKYVERYLPTEPQDQPDSGIAYAGTYRAARLSSDSGDLRDPKRHDRTARHQSLHADCSPKRIARRALANSSIGIACSAGMQAVDSNQMHVVQTFHRGQQLSRKLKRRLTFRTRQELSALKKQSTEAVHVVAYAAELIATNPREAMQKAVELWRYLSKDEPENQARPDTLEQLAVLLTRESARKMVHLINFVTGAVTRVPKAIRAQTREIVHHFLFATEQLMKTVHLEKAKAATLSEASGLVHRIQHTYDDLQNQTNLALERLAVFLSGRLEAEKITTSGNPRRRIQPRTNSNPMNSNINGVY comes from the exons atggtggtgataCGCAGTACGGTTTTCTTACTGTCGgtcaaatttatcgtttcAGTACAACGTCAGCTAAAGCGACAACATTCCGGTCTGCCACAGATGGAATCATTGTCGCGTTTCAGCAGCATACCAGTGGTAGAGACCGGCATCAAAACTGCCGGTAATGTGTACGAACGGGTCAAAACGAGCAACGGCCTGTTGACCTGGGGCTTCGAAACAGCCGAATCGCTTACGTATGCGCTGATCGATTCGTTACGCCCGGCGACGAAGATGATACAGGGGCCACTGCACCAGCTGGACAGCATCATGTGCAAGAGCCTGGATCTGGTGGAGCAGAAGGTACCTTCGATGTATCTTCCGCCGGAGATG ATGTTTTGGAACACGAAAGAATACATGTCGGATCGTCTGATGAAACCGGTCCTGTCGCGAGCGAATTCGATGAAAAATTTGGGCCACGCTGTGTTGGAATCCCGCGTGTCCAACTATGCCGCCGGCCGGATCGATGGAGCGCTAGTCGTTTGTGACAAATATGTTGAGCGATACCTTCCGACAGAACCGCAGGATCAGCCGGATT CTGGTATCGCTTATGCAGGCACGTACCGAGCAGCACGACTATCATCCGATTCTGGTGACCTGCGTGACCCCAAACGGCATGATAGGACTGCACGCCACCAATCGTTGCATGCTGATTGTTCGCCCAAACGTATTGCTCGAAGGGCCCTGGCCAACAGCAGCATTGGTATCG CATGCAGTGCCGGAATGCAAGCAGTCGATTCGAACCAGATGCACGTGGTGCAAACGTTCCACCGCGGTCAGCAGCTATCGCGCAAGCTTAAGCGCCGGCTCACGTTCCGCACCCGTCAGGAGCTGAGCGCACTCAAGAAGCAAAGTACCGAGGCGGTGCACGTGGTTGCTTATGCGGCCGAACTGATTGCAACCAACCCCCGGGAAGCGATGCAAAAAGCGGTTGAACTCTGGCGTTACCTTAGCAAAGATGAGCCCGAAAATCAAGCCCGTCCCGACACTCTCGAACAGCTGGCCGTGCTGCTAACCCGCGAATCTGCCCGCAAGATGGTACACTTGATCAATTTCGTTACCGGTGCGGTTACACGCGTCCCAAAGGCCATCCGTGCGCAGACTCGTGAAATTGTACACCACTTTCTGTTCGCGACGGAGCAACTCATGAAGACCGTCCATCTGGAGAAGGCTAAGGCTGCAACGCTGTCGGAAGCGAGTGGATTGGTACACAGAATTCAACATACTTACGATGATCTGCAGAATCAAACGAACCTGGCATTG GAACGTTTGGCAGTCTTTCTTTCGGGTCGTCTCGAAGCGGAAAAAATCACCACCAGCGGAAACCCACGCCGCCGTATTCAACCGCGAACGAACAGCAATCCCATGAACTCGAATATTAACGGCGTGTACTAA
- the LOC126557837 gene encoding lipid storage droplets surface-binding protein 1 isoform X5 encodes MVVIRSTVFLLSVKFIVSVQRQLKRQHSGLPQMESLSRFSSIPVVETGIKTAGNVYERVKTSNGLLTWGFETAESLTYALIDSLRPATKMIQGPLHQLDSIMCKSLDLVEQKVPSMYLPPEMMFWNTKEYMSDRLMKPVLSRANSMKNLGHAVLESRVSNYAAGRIDGALVVCDKYVERYLPTEPQDQPDSCSAGMQAVDSNQMHVVQTFHRGQQLSRKLKRRLTFRTRQELSALKKQSTEAVHVVAYAAELIATNPREAMQKAVELWRYLSKDEPENQARPDTLEQLAVLLTRESARKMVHLINFVTGAVTRVPKAIRAQTREIVHHFLFATEQLMKTVHLEKAKAATLSEASGLVHRIQHTYDDLQNQTNLALHGQLSLANIDRHDFIHWLLLKVERLAVFLSGRLEAEKITTSGNPRRRIQPRTNSNPMNSNINGVY; translated from the exons atggtggtgataCGCAGTACGGTTTTCTTACTGTCGgtcaaatttatcgtttcAGTACAACGTCAGCTAAAGCGACAACATTCCGGTCTGCCACAGATGGAATCATTGTCGCGTTTCAGCAGCATACCAGTGGTAGAGACCGGCATCAAAACTGCCGGTAATGTGTACGAACGGGTCAAAACGAGCAACGGCCTGTTGACCTGGGGCTTCGAAACAGCCGAATCGCTTACGTATGCGCTGATCGATTCGTTACGCCCGGCGACGAAGATGATACAGGGGCCACTGCACCAGCTGGACAGCATCATGTGCAAGAGCCTGGATCTGGTGGAGCAGAAGGTACCTTCGATGTATCTTCCGCCGGAGATG ATGTTTTGGAACACGAAAGAATACATGTCGGATCGTCTGATGAAACCGGTCCTGTCGCGAGCGAATTCGATGAAAAATTTGGGCCACGCTGTGTTGGAATCCCGCGTGTCCAACTATGCCGCCGGCCGGATCGATGGAGCGCTAGTCGTTTGTGACAAATATGTTGAGCGATACCTTCCGACAGAACCGCAGGATCAGCCGGATT CATGCAGTGCCGGAATGCAAGCAGTCGATTCGAACCAGATGCACGTGGTGCAAACGTTCCACCGCGGTCAGCAGCTATCGCGCAAGCTTAAGCGCCGGCTCACGTTCCGCACCCGTCAGGAGCTGAGCGCACTCAAGAAGCAAAGTACCGAGGCGGTGCACGTGGTTGCTTATGCGGCCGAACTGATTGCAACCAACCCCCGGGAAGCGATGCAAAAAGCGGTTGAACTCTGGCGTTACCTTAGCAAAGATGAGCCCGAAAATCAAGCCCGTCCCGACACTCTCGAACAGCTGGCCGTGCTGCTAACCCGCGAATCTGCCCGCAAGATGGTACACTTGATCAATTTCGTTACCGGTGCGGTTACACGCGTCCCAAAGGCCATCCGTGCGCAGACTCGTGAAATTGTACACCACTTTCTGTTCGCGACGGAGCAACTCATGAAGACCGTCCATCTGGAGAAGGCTAAGGCTGCAACGCTGTCGGAAGCGAGTGGATTGGTACACAGAATTCAACATACTTACGATGATCTGCAGAATCAAACGAACCTGGCATTG CATGGTCAGTTATCGCTGGCAAACATAGATCGGCACGATTTTATCCATTGGCTTTTGTTGAAAGTG GAACGTTTGGCAGTCTTTCTTTCGGGTCGTCTCGAAGCGGAAAAAATCACCACCAGCGGAAACCCACGCCGCCGTATTCAACCGCGAACGAACAGCAATCCCATGAACTCGAATATTAACGGCGTGTACTAA
- the LOC126559463 gene encoding NADH dehydrogenase [ubiquinone] 1 subunit C2, protein MYGGKSPQELLSGSFSKTWLHDKWAPLVGGAFGFLGACYVNYGTGRPAFSGIQKHIAAMLAVGAAATMVDKWRNAYFAEKDATLRHYIELHPEDFPTSERKKFADVLEYWQPIR, encoded by the exons atgtacggCGGAAAATCTCCCCAGGAGTTGCTTTCGGGGTCGTTCTCCAAGACCTGGCTGCACGACAAGTGGGCCCCGTTGGTGGGTGGTGCGTTTGGATTCCTGGGCGCGTGCTACGTTAACTATGGCACCGGTCGTCCTGCGTTCAGCG GTATTCAGAAACACATTGCAGCTATGCTAGCGGTCGGTGCTGCTGCCACAATGGTCGACAAGTGGCGCAATGCTTACTTCGCCGAGAAAGATGCTACCCTCCGCCACTACATTGAACTCCATCCGGAAGATTTCCCTACCTCTG AACGCAAAAAGTTCGCCGATGTACTGGAGTACTGGCAACCCATCCGTTAG